One stretch of Streptomyces sp. 135 DNA includes these proteins:
- a CDS encoding aldo/keto reductase — translation MAAQNDVLTGRPLYGCMGLGGTWDDEPYAAADIAHAEAAVEAALDIGVTEFDHADIYRRGKAEAVFGEVLARAPGLRERIVLQTKCGIRQADGALPGMYDLRGKSIVRRVEESLTRLRTDVLDVLLLHRPDPLTGPEEIAEALTSLHAQGLVRRFGVSNMSAAQIELLRSHLDVPLVADQLEMSLARRDWVESGVLVNTEAATGNGFPHGTVEYCHAHGIRLQAWGALAQGRYTGGQDTPTARLVTALAECKGTTPETILLWWLQRHPARIAPVIGTGRPERIRACRDAVRRAPGLTHEEWYDLWVTARGGPLP, via the coding sequence ATGGCAGCGCAGAACGACGTGCTCACGGGCCGGCCGTTGTACGGGTGCATGGGGCTCGGCGGCACGTGGGACGACGAGCCGTACGCCGCCGCGGACATCGCTCACGCGGAGGCCGCCGTCGAGGCGGCGCTCGACATCGGCGTCACGGAGTTCGACCACGCCGACATCTACCGGCGCGGCAAGGCCGAGGCGGTCTTCGGCGAGGTGCTCGCCAGGGCGCCCGGGCTGCGGGAGCGCATCGTCCTGCAGACCAAGTGCGGCATCCGGCAGGCCGACGGCGCTCTTCCCGGCATGTACGACCTGCGGGGCAAGAGCATCGTGCGGCGCGTCGAGGAGAGCCTCACCCGGCTCCGCACCGACGTGCTCGACGTACTGCTCCTGCACCGCCCGGATCCGCTGACCGGCCCGGAGGAGATCGCCGAGGCGCTCACCTCCCTGCACGCCCAGGGCCTGGTGCGGCGCTTCGGCGTGTCCAACATGAGCGCGGCACAGATCGAGCTGCTGCGCTCCCATCTCGATGTGCCCCTGGTCGCCGACCAGTTGGAGATGAGTCTGGCCCGCCGGGACTGGGTGGAGTCCGGTGTCCTCGTGAACACCGAGGCCGCGACCGGCAACGGCTTCCCGCACGGGACGGTCGAGTACTGCCACGCCCACGGGATCCGGCTCCAGGCGTGGGGCGCCCTGGCCCAGGGCCGCTACACCGGCGGCCAGGACACGCCCACCGCCCGCCTCGTCACCGCCCTCGCCGAGTGCAAGGGCACGACACCGGAGACGATCCTGCTGTGGTGGCTCCAGCGCCATCCGGCCCGTATCGCCCCAGTCATCGGGACCGGCAGGCCCGAGCGCATCCGTGCCTGCCGCGACGCCGTGCGCCGTGCGCCCGGCCTCACCCACGAGGAGTGGTACGACCTGTGGGTCACCGCCCGTGGCGGCCCGCTGCCCTGA
- a CDS encoding LacI family DNA-binding transcriptional regulator has product MTARLVDIAAQAGVSEATVSRVLNGKPGVAAATRESVLAALDVLGFDRPARLRQRSSAGLIGLITPELDNPIFPALAQVIAQALTRQGFTPVLATQTPGGSTEDELTEMLVDRGVSGIIFVSGLHADTTADMERYEVLRGKGVPYVLVNGFSPKVRAPFVSTDDRAAARLAVTHLTSLGHTRIGLAVGPRRFVPVLRKIEGFQLGMRERLGMSADDSAALIEHSLYTLEGGQAAAATLIGRGCTAIVCASDMMALGAVRAARERGLEVPRDLSVVGYDDSPLIAFTDPPLTTVRQPVQAMGQAAVRTLLEEIGGTPAPHSEFVFLPELVVRDSTASGRLEDRRTA; this is encoded by the coding sequence ATGACCGCACGGCTCGTCGACATCGCAGCGCAGGCGGGGGTCAGCGAAGCCACCGTGAGCCGTGTCCTCAACGGCAAGCCCGGTGTCGCCGCGGCCACCCGGGAATCCGTCCTCGCGGCGCTCGACGTGCTCGGTTTCGACCGTCCCGCACGGCTGCGGCAGCGCAGCAGCGCCGGTCTGATCGGCCTGATCACGCCCGAGCTGGACAATCCGATCTTCCCCGCGCTCGCCCAGGTCATCGCCCAGGCCCTGACCCGCCAGGGCTTCACCCCCGTGCTCGCCACCCAGACCCCCGGTGGCTCCACCGAGGATGAGCTGACCGAGATGCTGGTGGACCGGGGCGTCTCCGGCATCATCTTCGTCTCCGGACTGCACGCCGACACCACCGCCGACATGGAGCGCTACGAGGTGCTTCGCGGCAAGGGCGTGCCCTACGTCCTGGTCAACGGCTTCTCGCCCAAGGTGCGGGCCCCCTTCGTCTCCACCGACGACCGGGCCGCGGCGCGGCTGGCCGTCACGCACCTGACCTCGCTCGGCCACACCCGGATCGGCCTCGCGGTGGGCCCCCGGCGGTTCGTGCCCGTACTGCGCAAGATCGAGGGCTTCCAGCTCGGGATGCGCGAGCGCCTAGGCATGTCGGCCGACGACTCCGCCGCGCTCATCGAGCACTCCCTGTACACCCTGGAGGGCGGCCAGGCCGCGGCGGCCACGCTGATCGGCCGGGGCTGCACCGCGATCGTGTGCGCCAGCGACATGATGGCGCTCGGCGCCGTCCGCGCCGCCCGCGAGCGGGGCCTTGAGGTCCCTCGCGACCTCTCCGTCGTCGGCTACGACGACTCGCCGCTGATCGCGTTCACCGATCCCCCGCTGACCACCGTCCGCCAGCCCGTCCAGGCGATGGGCCAGGCCGCGGTCCGCACGCTCCTGGAGGAGATCGGCGGCACGCCCGCCCCGCACAGCGAGTTCGTCTTCCTGCCGGAACTGGTCGTACGCGACTCGACCGCCTCCGGGCGGCTGGAGGACCGCAGGACCGCCTAG
- a CDS encoding sugar ABC transporter permease — protein sequence MAVESGQSVVRAADATSIRGRGHRTGKNHRTGKNPGRLRRALSTHWYAWAMVAPVVAVIGVIIGYPLVRGLYLSTTDANEANVERTIGVNHIPATYESVGLDNYSTVLSDGVFWDRLSWTVIWTVSCVALSFALGLALANMLNRKLAGRSFYRMALILPWAVPAFVSVFTWRLIFNEKSGILNKLLAGGGIDAIPWLNDPTWAKISVITVNVWLGVPFMLVAMLGGLQSIPGELYEAAEMDGANAWQRFRHITLPGLRSVSSTVILISGIWTFNMFPVIFLLTRGGPGDATEILVTYAYRLSFVVSPRDFAGSAAWGVIILLLLSLFAVVYRRALRKQGEVW from the coding sequence ATGGCTGTCGAGAGCGGCCAGTCGGTGGTGAGGGCCGCGGATGCCACGAGCATCCGCGGCCGCGGCCACCGGACCGGCAAGAACCACCGGACCGGCAAGAACCCCGGGCGTCTGCGCCGGGCGCTGTCCACTCACTGGTACGCCTGGGCCATGGTCGCCCCCGTGGTGGCCGTGATCGGCGTGATCATCGGCTACCCGCTGGTGCGCGGCCTCTACCTGTCCACGACCGACGCCAACGAGGCGAACGTCGAGCGCACCATCGGTGTCAACCACATCCCGGCGACGTACGAGTCGGTCGGCCTGGACAACTACTCCACCGTCCTCTCCGACGGCGTCTTCTGGGACCGGCTGAGCTGGACCGTCATCTGGACCGTCTCCTGTGTCGCGCTGTCCTTCGCGCTCGGCCTGGCCCTGGCGAACATGCTCAACCGCAAGCTGGCGGGGCGCTCCTTCTACCGGATGGCGCTGATCCTGCCCTGGGCGGTGCCCGCCTTCGTCTCCGTCTTCACCTGGCGGCTGATCTTCAACGAGAAGAGCGGCATCCTGAACAAGCTGCTGGCCGGTGGCGGCATCGACGCCATTCCGTGGCTGAACGACCCCACGTGGGCCAAGATCTCGGTCATCACCGTCAACGTCTGGCTCGGCGTGCCGTTCATGCTGGTGGCCATGCTCGGCGGACTCCAGTCCATCCCCGGCGAGCTGTACGAGGCCGCCGAGATGGACGGCGCGAACGCCTGGCAGCGCTTCCGGCACATCACCCTGCCCGGCCTGCGCTCCGTCAGCAGCACGGTGATCCTCATCAGCGGCATCTGGACCTTCAACATGTTCCCGGTGATCTTCCTGCTCACCCGGGGCGGACCGGGGGACGCCACCGAGATCCTGGTGACGTACGCCTACCGGCTCTCGTTCGTCGTGAGCCCCCGCGACTTCGCGGGATCCGCGGCCTGGGGCGTGATCATTCTGCTGCTCCTCTCGCTCTTCGCGGTGGTCTACCGCCGCGCGCTCCGCAAGCAGGGAGAAGTCTGGTGA
- a CDS encoding extracellular solute-binding protein: MRRGIGATALVAALTLTAAACGGDDGDSGKKSSGKLSGTVTFWDTSNDAEKGTYEKLAKGFEKLHPDVKVDYVSVAFGEANAKFKNAAGGNSGAPDVMRTEVAWVADFANLGYLAPLEGTAALDKADDYLPQAAASTKFKGKTYAVPQTIDTLALFYNKKMLKKAGVEVPTTFDEVKSAAKKIKSKTGKTGLYLRGDDPYFYLPYLYGEGGDLLDTKNKKVTVDEPEGAAAFKVMKDLVDSGAATTDASDGYNNQLNAFKDGEVAMAIDGPWSIEGALKGKEFKGDKANLGVAPVPGGSDRQAAPQGGWNLAAYAGSGNLDASYEFIKYMSSAKVQQQTTEQLSLRPTTSPWTVHKSVERPWIPEANSLFEPIRLQMGKVLSGKASPQGAADGVGDAYRKLLKDYK, encoded by the coding sequence ATGCGGCGTGGCATAGGGGCCACCGCGCTGGTCGCGGCCCTGACCTTGACGGCGGCAGCGTGCGGTGGTGACGACGGTGACAGCGGCAAGAAGAGCTCGGGCAAGCTCTCCGGCACCGTCACTTTCTGGGACACCTCGAACGACGCCGAGAAGGGGACCTACGAGAAGCTCGCCAAGGGCTTCGAGAAGCTCCACCCCGACGTCAAGGTCGACTACGTGAGCGTCGCGTTCGGCGAGGCCAACGCCAAGTTCAAGAACGCCGCCGGCGGCAACTCCGGGGCTCCCGACGTGATGCGTACCGAGGTCGCCTGGGTCGCCGACTTCGCCAACCTCGGCTACCTCGCCCCGCTGGAGGGCACCGCCGCGCTGGACAAGGCCGACGACTACCTGCCGCAGGCGGCGGCCAGCACCAAGTTCAAGGGCAAGACCTACGCGGTGCCGCAGACCATCGACACCCTGGCGCTCTTCTACAACAAGAAGATGCTCAAGAAGGCCGGCGTCGAGGTGCCCACCACCTTCGACGAGGTGAAGTCCGCCGCGAAGAAGATCAAGTCGAAGACCGGCAAGACCGGTCTCTACCTCCGCGGCGACGACCCGTACTTCTACCTCCCGTACCTCTACGGAGAGGGCGGCGACCTCCTCGACACCAAGAACAAGAAGGTCACGGTCGACGAGCCCGAGGGCGCCGCCGCGTTCAAGGTCATGAAGGACCTCGTCGACTCCGGCGCCGCGACCACCGACGCGAGCGACGGCTACAACAACCAGCTGAACGCCTTCAAGGACGGCGAAGTGGCCATGGCGATCGACGGGCCGTGGTCCATCGAGGGCGCCTTGAAGGGCAAGGAGTTCAAGGGGGACAAGGCCAACCTCGGCGTCGCCCCCGTCCCCGGCGGCAGCGACCGGCAGGCCGCCCCGCAGGGCGGCTGGAACCTCGCGGCCTACGCGGGCTCCGGCAACCTCGACGCGAGCTACGAGTTCATCAAGTACATGAGCTCGGCCAAGGTGCAGCAGCAGACCACCGAGCAGCTCAGCCTCCGTCCGACGACAAGTCCGTGGACAGTTCACAAGTCCGTCGAGCGGCCGTGGATCCCCGAGGCCAACTCCCTCTTCGAGCCGATCCGCCTGCAGATGGGGAAGGTGCTCAGCGGCAAGGCCTCGCCGCAGGGCGCGGCGGACGGCGTCGGCGACGCCTACCGCAAGCTCCTCAAGGACTACAAGTAA
- a CDS encoding GAF domain-containing protein, whose translation MLASGAPAEQFTRPSADASTEYLSPAERSLLEEATRAALEIRRTLDQHRRREAELAALFDTASDLAALRDLDAVLRAIVHRARTLLGTDIAYLSLNDPVAKDTFMRVTDGSVSARFQQLRLGMGEGLGGLVAQTARPYASADYRTDSRFTHTRPIDEAVWEEGLRGILGVPLRVGKRVIGVLFAADRTTRDFPPDAIALLTSLADHAAVAIDSARLLEETRSALVELNTANETARAHSTALRRAADAHDRLTDLVLRGGSVDDLVREIAALLGGGLALHDSDGTEMARAGTGPLAPSSQGVAASRAGGHAVPVDGTWVCAVLAGSELLGSLVLTGRADLADADRRLFERAALVAALLLLLRRTVAEAEDRVRGELLDDLLTFDRHDGRHDTGSLTIRARKLGLNLSRPYAVLALDADTEPRAQLFAEAVRRARSLGGLAGVRDGHVVLLVPSSEPGALAAELARDLGQAAGAPVTVGSAGPSTGPGQLPGTYAEARRCLDALHALGRTGDGADIAGLGFLGVLLGDRSDLNGFVERFLGPVLAYDRQRGTELAHTLDAYYTYGASLSKAKDALHVHVNTVVQRLDRVAQLLGPDWNSPTRALELQLALRLHRLCSRSH comes from the coding sequence ATGCTGGCCTCCGGAGCACCCGCCGAGCAGTTCACCCGCCCGTCGGCCGACGCGTCCACCGAGTACCTCTCGCCCGCGGAGCGGTCCCTCCTGGAGGAAGCCACCCGGGCCGCGCTGGAGATCCGGCGGACCCTCGACCAGCACCGCAGACGGGAGGCCGAGCTGGCCGCGCTCTTCGACACCGCGAGCGACCTCGCCGCACTGCGTGATCTGGACGCGGTCCTGCGCGCCATCGTCCACCGGGCCAGGACACTGCTCGGCACCGACATCGCCTATCTGTCCCTCAACGACCCCGTCGCCAAGGACACCTTCATGCGGGTCACCGACGGCTCCGTCTCCGCCCGCTTCCAGCAACTGCGGCTCGGCATGGGCGAGGGCCTCGGCGGCCTTGTCGCCCAGACCGCCCGCCCGTACGCCAGCGCCGACTACCGCACGGACTCCCGCTTCACCCACACGCGCCCCATCGACGAAGCGGTCTGGGAGGAGGGACTGCGCGGCATCCTCGGGGTCCCTCTCCGTGTCGGGAAACGCGTCATCGGCGTGCTCTTCGCCGCGGACCGCACCACGCGGGACTTCCCCCCGGACGCCATCGCGCTGCTCACCTCGCTCGCCGACCACGCGGCGGTCGCCATCGACAGCGCCCGTCTGCTGGAGGAGACCCGTTCCGCCCTCGTGGAGCTCAACACGGCCAACGAGACCGCCCGTGCCCACAGCACGGCCCTCCGGCGTGCCGCCGACGCCCACGACCGGCTCACCGACCTGGTGCTGCGCGGCGGGAGCGTCGACGACCTGGTGCGCGAGATCGCCGCCCTGCTCGGCGGCGGCCTCGCCCTCCACGACTCGGACGGCACCGAAATGGCCCGGGCAGGCACCGGACCCCTCGCCCCGTCCTCCCAGGGTGTCGCCGCCTCCCGCGCCGGTGGCCACGCCGTCCCGGTGGACGGCACCTGGGTGTGCGCCGTACTGGCCGGCTCCGAACTCCTCGGCAGCCTCGTCCTGACCGGACGCGCGGACCTGGCCGACGCCGACCGGCGCCTGTTCGAACGCGCCGCCCTGGTCGCCGCTCTGCTGTTGCTGCTGCGCCGTACCGTCGCCGAGGCGGAGGACCGCGTCCGCGGGGAGCTCCTCGACGATCTGCTCACCTTCGACCGGCACGACGGCCGCCACGACACCGGGAGCCTCACCATCCGCGCCCGCAAGCTCGGCCTCAATCTCTCCCGGCCCTACGCCGTGCTCGCCCTGGACGCCGACACCGAGCCGCGTGCCCAGCTGTTCGCGGAAGCCGTACGCCGGGCCCGCTCGCTGGGCGGGCTCGCGGGAGTCCGTGACGGTCACGTCGTCCTCCTCGTACCGTCGTCGGAGCCCGGCGCGCTCGCCGCGGAGCTGGCCAGGGACCTCGGGCAGGCGGCCGGGGCACCGGTCACCGTGGGATCCGCCGGGCCGTCCACCGGGCCGGGGCAGCTCCCGGGCACGTACGCCGAAGCCCGACGCTGTCTCGACGCCCTGCACGCCCTCGGCCGCACCGGGGACGGCGCCGACATCGCCGGACTGGGCTTCCTCGGCGTCCTGCTCGGCGACCGGTCGGACCTCAACGGCTTCGTGGAGCGTTTCCTCGGCCCCGTGCTCGCCTACGACCGGCAGCGTGGCACCGAGCTGGCCCATACCCTCGACGCCTACTACACCTACGGCGCGAGCCTGTCCAAGGCCAAGGACGCCCTCCACGTGCACGTCAACACCGTGGTGCAGCGGCTGGACCGGGTGGCACAGCTTCTGGGCCCCGACTGGAACAGCCCCACCAGGGCCCTCGAACTGCAACTCGCCCTGCGGCTGCACCGCCTGTGCAGCCGCAGCCACTGA
- a CDS encoding carbohydrate ABC transporter permease has product MTNRPTKTKTRTAPKPRTRPRGERGPLASVGLHLTLLVASAIAVLPPLWLLVTSFKPESEAFSTALVKDFTLGNYDHVINDTEFLSWVANSLLVVGLTTVIGVFISATTGYAVSRFRFPGMRPLMWLLLITQMFPVAVLIVPLYNLLANLGLLNQPIGLVVTYLTIAVPFCAWMMKGYFDTIPVEIDEAGRVDGLNPFGTFWRLIVPLAKPGLAVTGFYSFITGWAEVAYASAFMTGEENLTLAGGLQTFVNQYTSDWGSLTAAAVIVAVPAAVIFGFVQRHLVGGLTAGATKS; this is encoded by the coding sequence ATGACGAACCGACCGACCAAGACCAAGACCCGGACCGCGCCGAAGCCGAGGACCAGGCCGCGCGGCGAACGCGGGCCGCTGGCCTCCGTCGGGCTCCACCTGACGCTGCTCGTCGCCTCGGCCATCGCGGTGCTGCCCCCGCTGTGGCTGCTCGTCACGTCGTTCAAGCCGGAGAGCGAGGCGTTCTCCACCGCCCTGGTGAAGGACTTCACGCTCGGCAACTACGACCACGTCATCAACGACACCGAGTTCTTGAGCTGGGTCGCCAACTCCCTGCTCGTCGTCGGGCTGACCACCGTGATCGGCGTCTTCATCTCCGCGACCACCGGCTACGCCGTCAGCCGCTTCCGGTTCCCCGGCATGCGCCCGCTGATGTGGCTGCTGCTGATCACCCAGATGTTCCCCGTCGCGGTGCTCATCGTGCCGCTCTACAACCTCCTCGCCAACCTCGGCCTGCTCAACCAGCCCATCGGCCTCGTCGTCACCTACCTGACGATCGCCGTGCCCTTCTGCGCCTGGATGATGAAGGGGTACTTCGACACCATCCCGGTGGAGATCGACGAGGCGGGACGGGTGGACGGCCTCAATCCGTTCGGCACGTTCTGGCGGCTCATCGTGCCGCTGGCCAAGCCGGGGCTCGCCGTCACCGGCTTCTACAGCTTCATCACCGGCTGGGCCGAGGTCGCGTACGCGTCCGCGTTCATGACCGGCGAGGAGAACCTCACCCTCGCCGGCGGCCTCCAGACGTTCGTCAACCAGTACACCAGCGACTGGGGCTCGCTGACGGCCGCCGCGGTCATCGTCGCGGTCCCCGCCGCGGTGATCTTCGGCTTCGTCCAGCGCCACCTGGTCGGTGGACTCACCGCCGGCGCGACGAAGTCCTGA
- a CDS encoding glycoside hydrolase family 13 protein, which produces MTQHLAAPTAPARGTHPDWWRDAVIYQVYPRSFADGNGDGMGDLAGIRARLPYLRDLGVDAVWLSPFYSSPQADAGYDVADYRAIDPMFGDLHDADALLRDAHALGLRVIVDLVPNHSSDRHDWFRRALREGPGSPLRERYHFRPGKGADGELPPNDWESIFGGPAWTRVEDGEWYLHLFAPEQPDFNWEHPAVRDEFRSILRFWLDMGVDGFRVDVAHGLVKAEGLPDIGTHDQLKLLGNDTMPFFDQDGVHDIYRSWRGVLAEYAANDLGPAGSSSPKDRGQGTGGRILVAEAWTPTVERAAAYVRPDEMHQAFNFHYLGTYWDAAELRAVIDASLAAMRPVGAPATWVLSNHDVTRHTTRFANPPGLGTQLRTAGDRELGLRRARAATLLMLALPGSAYIYQGEELGLPDVTDLPDEVRQDPSFIRASGQDGFRDGCRVPIPWTVDGPSHGFGAGGSWLPQPAGWGELSVQAQTGDPDSTLELYRRALRVRRTQPGLGAGDSLEWLDAPEGVLAFRRDGFVCTANTTGSAVRIPAPGRVLLANAAVEAVDGKAELPADTTVWWAV; this is translated from the coding sequence ATGACCCAGCATCTCGCTGCCCCCACAGCCCCCGCCCGCGGCACCCACCCGGACTGGTGGCGCGACGCGGTGATCTACCAGGTCTATCCGCGCAGCTTCGCCGACGGCAACGGCGACGGCATGGGCGACCTGGCGGGCATCCGCGCCCGGCTGCCCTACCTCAGGGACCTCGGCGTCGACGCCGTCTGGCTCAGCCCCTTCTACTCCTCGCCGCAGGCCGACGCCGGATACGACGTCGCCGACTACCGCGCGATCGACCCGATGTTCGGTGACCTGCACGACGCCGACGCCCTGCTGCGCGACGCCCACGCGCTCGGCCTGCGCGTCATCGTGGACCTGGTGCCCAACCACTCCTCCGACCGGCACGACTGGTTCCGGCGCGCCCTGCGCGAGGGCCCGGGCTCACCGCTGCGCGAGCGCTACCACTTCCGCCCCGGCAAGGGCGCGGACGGTGAACTCCCGCCCAACGACTGGGAGTCCATATTCGGCGGCCCCGCCTGGACCCGGGTCGAGGACGGCGAGTGGTACCTCCACCTCTTCGCCCCCGAACAGCCGGACTTCAACTGGGAGCACCCGGCCGTCCGCGACGAGTTCCGCTCGATCCTGCGGTTCTGGCTCGACATGGGCGTGGACGGCTTCCGCGTCGACGTCGCCCACGGTCTGGTCAAGGCCGAGGGCCTGCCCGACATCGGCACGCACGACCAGCTCAAGCTGCTCGGCAACGACACCATGCCGTTCTTCGACCAGGACGGCGTGCACGACATCTACCGGAGCTGGCGCGGCGTACTCGCCGAGTACGCGGCGAACGACCTCGGGCCTGCGGGCTCCTCCTCCCCGAAGGACCGGGGCCAGGGGACGGGCGGGCGCATCCTCGTCGCGGAGGCCTGGACGCCCACCGTCGAGCGCGCCGCCGCCTACGTGCGCCCCGACGAGATGCACCAGGCGTTCAACTTCCACTACCTGGGCACGTACTGGGACGCCGCCGAGCTGCGGGCGGTCATCGACGCCTCACTGGCCGCCATGCGGCCCGTCGGCGCCCCCGCCACCTGGGTGCTCTCCAACCACGACGTCACCCGCCACACCACGCGCTTCGCCAACCCGCCGGGGCTCGGCACCCAGCTGCGTACCGCCGGCGACCGCGAACTCGGCCTGCGCCGCGCCCGCGCCGCGACACTCCTGATGCTCGCGCTGCCCGGGTCCGCCTACATCTACCAGGGCGAGGAGCTCGGCCTGCCCGACGTCACCGACCTGCCCGACGAGGTGCGCCAGGACCCCTCCTTCATCCGGGCCAGCGGCCAGGACGGCTTCCGCGACGGCTGCCGGGTGCCCATCCCCTGGACCGTCGACGGGCCGAGCCACGGCTTCGGCGCCGGTGGCAGCTGGCTGCCGCAGCCCGCGGGCTGGGGCGAGCTGAGCGTGCAGGCCCAGACCGGCGACCCCGACTCGACCCTGGAGCTGTACCGGCGCGCGCTGCGCGTACGGCGGACACAGCCGGGCCTCGGCGCGGGCGACTCGCTGGAGTGGCTCGACGCTCCCGAGGGGGTCCTCGCCTTCCGCCGTGACGGTTTCGTGTGCACCGCGAACACCACGGGTTCCGCGGTGCGGATCCCGGCTCCCGGGCGGGTCCTGCTCGCCAACGCCGCCGTGGAGGCCGTGGACGGCAAGGCCGAGCTGCCCGCCGACACCACCGTCTGGTGGGCGGTGTGA
- a CDS encoding LacI family DNA-binding transcriptional regulator: MGGVTNSPPRAPDWADRGAPRLADIAVQAGVSEATASRVLNGKPGVATGTRQRVLAALDIVGYERPLRLKRHSAGLVGLIVPELSNPIFPAFAQVVEQVLAGHGYTPMLCTQMPGGATEDELVEQLEERRVSGIVFLSGLHADTTADPTRYLELVGRGTPFVLINGYNENIPVSFVSPDDRAAARMAVRHLVDLGHDRIGLAIGPTRYVPSRRKAEGFTAALHEFLDPAQGEAERLVQRTLFTVEGGHAAASALLDEGCTAMVCGSDMMALGAVRAVRERGLSVPGDVSVVGFDDSPLIAFTDPPLTTVRQPVQAMATAAVGALLEEIQGNPVQHTEFVFQPELVVRGSTAQAPR; the protein is encoded by the coding sequence GTGGGCGGTGTGACCAACTCCCCGCCGCGCGCCCCGGACTGGGCCGACCGCGGTGCTCCGCGCCTCGCGGACATCGCCGTCCAGGCCGGGGTGAGCGAGGCCACCGCGAGCCGGGTGCTCAACGGCAAGCCGGGGGTGGCGACGGGCACGCGGCAGCGGGTGCTCGCGGCCCTGGACATCGTGGGCTACGAGCGCCCGCTGCGGCTGAAGCGGCACAGCGCGGGCCTGGTCGGGCTCATCGTCCCCGAGCTCAGCAACCCGATATTCCCCGCCTTCGCGCAGGTCGTCGAGCAGGTGCTCGCCGGGCACGGCTACACCCCCATGCTGTGCACCCAGATGCCGGGCGGCGCGACCGAGGACGAGCTGGTCGAGCAGCTGGAGGAGCGCCGGGTCAGCGGCATCGTCTTCCTCTCCGGGCTGCACGCTGACACCACGGCGGATCCCACCCGCTACCTCGAACTGGTCGGCCGGGGCACGCCGTTCGTGCTGATCAACGGCTACAACGAGAACATCCCGGTGTCCTTCGTCTCTCCCGACGACCGCGCGGCGGCCCGGATGGCGGTGCGCCACCTGGTCGACCTGGGGCACGACCGGATCGGTCTGGCCATCGGACCGACCCGGTACGTCCCCTCCCGGCGCAAGGCGGAGGGGTTCACCGCGGCGCTGCACGAGTTCCTCGACCCGGCACAGGGGGAGGCCGAGCGGCTCGTGCAGCGCACCCTGTTCACGGTCGAGGGCGGCCACGCGGCGGCCAGCGCACTGCTGGACGAGGGGTGCACGGCGATGGTCTGCGGCAGCGACATGATGGCGCTGGGCGCCGTCCGCGCGGTGCGTGAGCGGGGGCTCTCGGTACCGGGGGACGTCTCCGTCGTCGGCTTCGACGACTCGCCGCTGATCGCGTTCACGGACCCGCCGCTGACCACGGTGCGTCAGCCGGTGCAGGCGATGGCGACCGCCGCGGTGGGTGCCCTTCTGGAGGAGATCCAGGGCAATCCCGTACAGCACACGGAGTTCGTCTTCCAGCCGGAGCTGGTCGTCCGGGGCTCCACGGCGCAGGCGCCGCGCTGA